One Fusobacterium ulcerans DNA segment encodes these proteins:
- a CDS encoding flavodoxin, translating into MKKIGIFYGTTSGNTTGIVDEIEFYLRKDDYQTYNVADGISEIKDYENLILVSPTYGVGELQEDWNNIFEEFKNIDFTGKTVAIAGLGNQFAFGESYVGAMKILYDAVVKNGAKVIGFTSTEGYHYEETEAVVDGKFVGLALDEGNQGTDTPDRIKEWIEKIKPYFN; encoded by the coding sequence ATGAAAAAAATAGGAATTTTTTATGGAACAACATCTGGAAATACTACTGGTATAGTTGATGAGATAGAATTCTATCTTAGAAAAGATGACTACCAAACATATAATGTAGCTGATGGAATATCTGAAATAAAAGATTATGAAAATCTTATTCTTGTATCTCCTACTTATGGAGTTGGAGAATTACAAGAGGATTGGAACAATATTTTTGAAGAGTTTAAAAATATAGATTTCACTGGTAAAACTGTTGCCATAGCAGGACTTGGAAACCAGTTTGCTTTTGGTGAATCATATGTTGGAGCTATGAAAATACTTTATGATGCTGTTGTAAAAAATGGGGCAAAAGTTATTGGATTCACTTCTACAGAAGGATATCATTATGAAGAAACTGAAGCAGTTGTAGATGGAAAATTTGTAGGTCTTGCTCTTGATGAAGGAAATCAAGGAACAGACACTCCAGATAGAATTAAAGAATGGATAGAAAAAATTAAACCATATTTCAACTAA
- a CDS encoding tRNA threonylcarbamoyladenosine dehydratase: MIFQRTELLIGKENLEKLQNSHVIVFGVGGVGGFVIEALARAGVGELSIVDFDTVDITNLNRQIIALQNTVGKLKTSVMKDRLLSINPDIKIHEYPEKFSMENYDKFFKDKKYDYIVDAIDLVTSKLILAETAQNTGTPIISSMGTGNKIEPTMLEVADIYKTSVCPLARVMRKELKNRRIKKLKVVYSKEIPRKPENETGSREKKVNVGSISFVPSSAGLIIASEVVKDICNL; the protein is encoded by the coding sequence ATGATATTTCAAAGAACTGAACTTTTGATAGGAAAGGAAAACCTTGAAAAACTTCAAAATTCTCATGTAATAGTATTTGGTGTTGGAGGAGTGGGAGGCTTTGTCATAGAAGCTCTAGCCAGAGCTGGTGTTGGAGAATTATCCATTGTAGATTTTGATACTGTGGATATCACCAATCTTAACAGACAGATTATTGCCCTACAAAATACTGTAGGAAAATTAAAAACCTCTGTTATGAAAGACAGACTTCTTTCTATCAATCCAGATATAAAAATACATGAGTATCCAGAAAAATTTTCAATGGAAAATTATGATAAATTTTTTAAAGACAAAAAATATGATTATATAGTTGATGCTATTGATTTAGTAACTTCTAAACTGATATTAGCTGAAACAGCTCAAAATACTGGCACTCCAATTATTTCTTCCATGGGAACTGGAAATAAAATCGAGCCGACAATGCTTGAAGTAGCTGATATTTATAAAACTTCTGTATGCCCTTTAGCTCGTGTTATGAGAAAAGAATTAAAAAATAGAAGAATTAAAAAATTAAAAGTGGTTTATTCAAAAGAGATTCCCAGAAAGCCTGAAAATGAAACTGGGAGCAGAGAGAAAAAAGTAAATGTTGGCAGCATATCTTTTGTTCCTTCAAGTGCTGGGCTTATAATAGCAAGTGAAGTTGTAAAAGATATCTGTAATTTATAG
- a CDS encoding LacI family DNA-binding transcriptional regulator, with translation MKINDVAEYAGVSLATVSRVINGKNVKKETREKVEEAIKKLNYTPNFMASSLQRTKSNMLLIIVPEISNPYYSAILEGVEVTAKSMGYNIILGSSYSSEAQLLDYLTLLNTKLVDGIILMEKIRKDKIMEKIKDENVFKKIVQCSEYIEENELTYVTIDHKKAAYEAVSHLISIGKKDIYLFSMKKDYTYSTLRREGLIEAMRDNGLEFKKENEVLLDELSIKEAQKHMNIILNNREVENIGIFAVSDVIAIGILKALNTKNIKIPQEAAVIGFDNIDFSAVTEPSLTTVSQPGYELGAESVKSLVRKITGECNDPEKIILDHELIVRETTNKFVLK, from the coding sequence ATGAAAATAAATGATGTAGCAGAATATGCAGGAGTTTCATTAGCTACTGTTTCGAGAGTTATAAATGGAAAAAATGTAAAAAAAGAGACAAGAGAAAAGGTAGAAGAAGCTATAAAAAAATTAAATTATACACCAAATTTTATGGCAAGCAGTCTTCAAAGAACTAAGAGTAATATGCTTTTGATAATAGTTCCAGAGATATCAAACCCTTACTACTCTGCTATTTTAGAAGGAGTAGAAGTAACAGCAAAAAGCATGGGGTACAATATTATTTTGGGAAGCAGCTACTCATCAGAAGCACAATTATTAGATTATCTCACTCTGCTAAATACCAAACTTGTAGATGGAATAATACTTATGGAGAAAATAAGAAAAGATAAGATAATGGAAAAGATAAAAGATGAAAACGTTTTCAAAAAGATAGTTCAGTGCAGTGAGTACATAGAAGAAAACGAACTTACTTATGTAACTATAGATCATAAAAAAGCAGCATATGAAGCTGTAAGTCATCTTATATCAATAGGGAAGAAAGATATATACCTTTTCTCAATGAAAAAAGATTATACATATTCTACATTGAGAAGAGAAGGTTTGATAGAAGCTATGAGAGATAATGGGCTGGAATTTAAAAAGGAAAATGAAGTACTTTTAGATGAATTATCTATAAAAGAAGCTCAAAAACATATGAATATAATTTTAAATAACAGAGAGGTAGAAAATATAGGAATATTTGCAGTATCAGATGTGATAGCGATAGGAATATTAAAAGCTCTCAATACTAAAAATATAAAAATACCACAGGAAGCAGCAGTGATAGGATTTGACAACATAGATTTTTCAGCAGTTACAGAACCATCACTTACAACAGTATCACAGCCGGGATATGAATTAGGAGCAGAATCAGTAAAAAGCTTGGTAAGAAAAATAACAGGAGAATGCAATGATCCTGAAAAAATTATTTTAGACCATGAGCTTATAGTCAGAGAAACAACCAATAAATTTGTTTTAAAGTAG
- a CDS encoding substrate-binding domain-containing protein, with translation MKRFFTLLAALLLLSVAAFASAGGKVLGIVMPNATHGFLGESIKHARAAAEEYSKANGFSYKFLTSAEASEQNNQLDTLINEKVDCIVLWPHNGNELRSGAMKVMEAKIPLIIYDRLIDEFKPTAEVMGDNFTIGEETGRYLNKYFAEDLKKGKVNILEFKGDNSTVPQQRSDGFAKTADKNINILQQFSTDWQRAKAQEQMETLLNSLKKDEVESIKAVFTHDDEVMLGVLDAIMSYSGNAKLNIKLVTGVGGRRENIETFDIFKNDLGIDQVTYLFSPTMVRDAVKMGADILDGKTFSGLYLIPTETIDNNNYKDYMKSEHWKIRYESGI, from the coding sequence ATGAAGAGATTTTTTACATTATTAGCGGCATTACTGCTTTTAAGTGTAGCTGCATTTGCAAGTGCTGGAGGGAAAGTTTTAGGAATTGTTATGCCTAATGCAACTCACGGATTTTTAGGAGAGAGTATAAAACACGCTAGAGCAGCAGCTGAAGAGTATTCTAAAGCTAATGGATTTAGCTACAAATTCCTTACTTCTGCTGAAGCATCAGAACAAAATAACCAGTTAGATACTTTAATCAATGAAAAAGTTGATTGTATTGTTTTATGGCCACACAATGGAAATGAATTGAGATCTGGGGCTATGAAAGTTATGGAAGCTAAGATTCCATTAATTATTTATGACCGTTTAATTGATGAATTTAAACCTACTGCTGAAGTTATGGGAGATAACTTTACAATAGGGGAAGAGACTGGAAGATATCTGAATAAATACTTTGCTGAAGATTTGAAAAAAGGAAAAGTTAATATCCTTGAGTTCAAAGGAGATAATTCAACAGTTCCTCAACAACGTTCAGATGGATTTGCAAAAACTGCTGATAAAAATATCAACATTCTTCAACAATTCAGTACTGACTGGCAAAGAGCAAAAGCTCAAGAACAAATGGAAACACTTCTTAACAGTTTGAAAAAAGATGAAGTAGAAAGTATAAAAGCTGTATTTACTCATGATGATGAAGTTATGCTTGGAGTATTAGATGCAATAATGAGTTATAGTGGAAATGCTAAACTTAACATTAAACTTGTAACTGGTGTTGGTGGAAGAAGGGAAAATATAGAAACTTTTGATATATTCAAAAATGATTTAGGAATAGATCAAGTAACTTATTTGTTCTCTCCTACAATGGTAAGAGACGCAGTTAAAATGGGTGCAGATATATTAGATGGAAAAACATTCTCTGGACTATATCTTATTCCTACAGAAACAATAGATAACAATAACTATAAAGACTATATGAAGAGTGAGCATTGGAAAATAAGATACGAAAGTGGAATCTAA
- a CDS encoding sugar ABC transporter ATP-binding protein, protein MKCFGPVQALKDVSLSVDKGEIHGLLGENGAGKSTLMNILAGTFPPTQGEIYFNGEKIEDLNTKKTQGMGIRFIHQELNLVNDLTVYENLFLGEELLNKYGLLNKKEMIKRSKEILEKMNLDIDPEMEVRHLETSRKQLVEIAKALLFDAKLIIMDEPTTALTNKEIEMLFVLMRRLKEQGVTMIYISHKMPELFSICDRYTVLRDGRFIESGYFKDINERKATELLVGRCIENEKIEKEKISEEILMEVKNITSEGKFKDISFNLRKGEVIAVTGLHGDGRDQLAEALYGVCKINSGEVWVNGKKLGYRSIKDTVENGISMVQRNRKERSIIKDMSILNNFSVSRFVSKHKKLFIDDKSEIERFDTRKKEMSTKIGHYDDYITSLSGGNQQKIIIGRCLELDTDVIILDNPTQGIDVGAKFEIYKIINELAKTGKGIIIFSSEYPEINKVADRCFVMYKGRINKELTRDEFSEINIMHYATGANMEEKI, encoded by the coding sequence GTGAAATGTTTTGGTCCTGTACAGGCTTTGAAAGATGTTTCCCTCAGTGTAGATAAAGGTGAAATACATGGACTATTAGGAGAGAATGGAGCAGGGAAATCCACTCTGATGAATATTCTGGCAGGGACATTTCCGCCTACACAGGGAGAGATTTATTTTAATGGAGAGAAAATAGAGGACCTGAATACTAAGAAAACACAGGGAATGGGGATAAGATTTATACATCAGGAATTAAATCTTGTAAATGATCTTACTGTCTATGAAAATCTTTTTCTTGGAGAGGAGCTTCTTAATAAATATGGACTTCTAAATAAAAAAGAAATGATAAAACGATCTAAAGAAATTCTTGAAAAAATGAATCTAGATATTGATCCTGAAATGGAAGTAAGACATTTGGAGACATCAAGAAAACAGCTCGTTGAAATAGCGAAAGCTCTTCTTTTTGACGCGAAGCTTATAATAATGGACGAACCTACAACAGCCTTAACTAATAAAGAGATAGAAATGCTTTTTGTTCTTATGAGAAGATTAAAGGAACAGGGAGTAACTATGATTTATATATCTCATAAAATGCCGGAGCTTTTCAGTATCTGTGACAGATATACAGTGCTTAGAGATGGAAGATTTATAGAAAGCGGTTATTTTAAGGATATAAACGAAAGAAAAGCTACTGAACTTTTAGTGGGAAGATGTATAGAAAATGAAAAGATAGAAAAAGAAAAAATATCAGAAGAAATATTGATGGAAGTAAAAAATATAACTTCAGAAGGAAAATTTAAAGATATATCTTTTAATTTGAGAAAAGGGGAAGTTATAGCAGTTACAGGACTGCATGGAGATGGAAGAGATCAGCTTGCAGAGGCGTTATACGGGGTATGTAAAATAAATTCTGGAGAAGTATGGGTAAATGGAAAGAAACTTGGATATAGAAGTATAAAAGATACAGTGGAAAATGGAATAAGTATGGTACAGAGAAATAGAAAAGAACGTTCTATTATAAAAGATATGAGTATACTTAATAATTTTTCTGTTTCAAGATTTGTTTCAAAACATAAAAAACTTTTTATTGATGATAAATCAGAAATAGAAAGATTTGATACAAGAAAAAAAGAGATGTCCACAAAAATTGGACACTATGATGACTATATAACATCACTTTCAGGAGGAAATCAGCAAAAGATAATTATTGGAAGATGTCTTGAACTGGATACTGATGTGATAATTTTAGATAATCCTACACAGGGGATAGATGTAGGGGCTAAATTTGAAATTTACAAGATAATCAATGAATTGGCTAAAACTGGAAAGGGAATAATAATATTCAGTTCTGAATATCCAGAGATAAATAAAGTAGCAGACAGGTGTTTTGTAATGTATAAAGGAAGAATAAATAAAGAACTGACAAGAGATGAGTTCAGTGAGATAAATATCATGCACTATGCTACAGGAGCAAATATGGAGGAAAAAATATGA
- a CDS encoding ABC transporter permease — MSQLNKNLDMKKIYSNYTFVFSFLVLVVIATVINHSFLSWTNLSTLMLQSSIKGIIALGMTLIIISGQIDLSVGSQCALVAGLGVVVLNRTESPFIMLLFCMAFGALLGTINGLITNKGKIAPFIVTLATMSAYRSIIVQLGQGGPFNIKMKILMSFRKIAAGKFLGVPNLAIIFVIITILMVILVKYTKFGRYVYAVGSNENATFLTGVNVVKVKTLCFTLTGFLTGIASFLLSSRLTSITAANVGMSFELDAIAAVAIGGTSMSGGRGKIMGTFLGAIMLQMIEGILIAARIPPFLSGLVKGIIIILAVIFQSKKGND; from the coding sequence ATGAGTCAGTTGAATAAAAATCTAGATATGAAAAAAATATATTCTAATTATACATTTGTATTTTCTTTTTTAGTACTTGTTGTAATAGCAACTGTAATAAACCACTCATTCCTGTCATGGACAAATTTATCTACACTTATGCTTCAATCATCTATTAAAGGGATAATAGCACTTGGAATGACTCTTATTATCATATCAGGGCAGATAGATTTGTCAGTGGGATCACAATGTGCCCTTGTAGCAGGATTAGGAGTAGTTGTTCTCAACAGAACAGAGAGCCCTTTTATAATGCTCCTTTTCTGTATGGCATTTGGAGCTTTGCTTGGAACTATCAATGGACTGATAACAAATAAAGGAAAAATAGCTCCTTTCATAGTTACCCTTGCTACAATGAGTGCCTACAGATCAATAATAGTTCAGCTTGGACAAGGTGGACCTTTCAATATTAAGATGAAGATACTTATGAGTTTCAGAAAGATAGCAGCAGGAAAATTTTTAGGTGTGCCTAACCTTGCAATAATTTTTGTAATAATAACTATACTTATGGTTATTTTAGTGAAATATACAAAATTTGGAAGATATGTTTATGCTGTAGGTTCTAATGAGAATGCTACTTTCCTTACTGGAGTAAATGTAGTGAAAGTAAAAACATTATGTTTTACCCTTACAGGATTTTTAACAGGAATAGCTTCATTCCTTCTATCATCAAGACTTACTTCTATCACAGCAGCCAATGTGGGAATGTCTTTTGAGTTGGATGCAATAGCAGCAGTTGCTATTGGAGGAACATCTATGAGTGGAGGAAGAGGAAAAATAATGGGAACTTTTCTGGGAGCTATAATGCTTCAAATGATAGAAGGTATCCTTATAGCAGCTCGTATTCCGCCATTCCTGTCAGGTTTGGTAAAAGGAATAATAATAATTCTGGCAGTAATTTTCCAAAGTAAAAAAGGTAATGATTAA
- a CDS encoding sugar phosphate isomerase/epimerase family protein, protein MKLGFLTGIMGDMSIYEKIEWAHKIGFETLEVSCWPKTNSRDYSGSDIDVANFTKEEADKLNRFLKENEMTIVTLAYYDNNLDHDPVKRKGYNDHLIKVIDAASLLGVKNVGTFIGRDMTLPIEENFDEMEKVFKPILEYAKEKNVRIIIENCSMPGWHESGWAGTISYSPELWDEMFKRLPYDNFGLNYDPSHLLWLGIDYTQALKDYKDKIFEVHAKDTEVFEDKKKYYSILGKQLGRKDNWDLGFWRHRMPGKGDIDWKKFIDTLKEIGYDDELVIEHEDLEYQDTVKKVKEGLELGYKYLKERM, encoded by the coding sequence ATGAAATTAGGATTTTTAACTGGTATCATGGGAGATATGTCTATATATGAAAAAATAGAATGGGCTCATAAGATAGGTTTTGAAACATTAGAAGTTTCATGCTGGCCTAAAACTAATTCCAGAGATTATTCAGGAAGTGATATAGATGTAGCGAATTTTACTAAGGAAGAGGCGGATAAATTAAACAGATTCCTTAAAGAAAATGAGATGACTATTGTAACTCTTGCTTACTATGATAATAACTTAGACCATGATCCTGTAAAGAGAAAGGGATATAATGATCATTTGATAAAAGTAATAGATGCAGCTTCACTTTTAGGAGTAAAAAATGTAGGAACTTTCATAGGAAGAGATATGACACTTCCAATAGAGGAAAACTTTGATGAAATGGAAAAAGTTTTTAAGCCTATACTTGAGTATGCAAAAGAAAAAAATGTGAGAATAATAATAGAAAATTGCTCTATGCCAGGATGGCATGAAAGCGGATGGGCAGGAACTATATCATATTCTCCAGAATTATGGGATGAGATGTTTAAAAGACTTCCATATGATAATTTTGGATTGAACTATGATCCATCACATTTGTTATGGCTGGGAATAGACTATACTCAAGCTTTGAAAGATTACAAGGATAAAATATTTGAAGTTCATGCTAAAGATACAGAGGTATTTGAGGACAAAAAAAAATATTACAGTATTTTAGGAAAACAATTAGGGAGAAAAGATAACTGGGATCTGGGATTCTGGAGACATAGAATGCCTGGAAAAGGTGATATAGACTGGAAAAAATTTATTGATACACTAAAAGAGATTGGTTATGATGATGAATTGGTAATAGAACATGAAGATTTAGAGTATCAGGATACAGTTAAAAAAGTAAAAGAGGGTCTTGAATTGGGGTATAAATATTTAAAGGAAAGGATGTAG
- a CDS encoding Gfo/Idh/MocA family protein, producing MKKIKVGIIGCGSITEKRHAPEYLDNPHVEITAFYDLNKKRAELMVEKFGGKVVDEYMEILNDPEIDAVSDCTPNNMHCIISTKAMELGKHVLCEKPMTKNVEEAEEIAEMQKKTRKIFMMDHNQRFTEAHKRVRDIIRSGKLGKVITFRTTFGHGGPESWTESKSKNTWFFQKDKCEFGVIGDLGVHKIDLIRYLTESEFESVCGMGGTLHKTFENGDPVEVYDNAICVLKMVCGAIGTGTFSWTYYGQEDNSTILYMEKGIIRIYDDPKYQIKIIYEDGKMEELEVEAIQTNDNQTKTGVIDAFVDTILENKKSPVTAEDGLISIRVVKGIIKAIEEKKEIRL from the coding sequence ATGAAAAAAATAAAAGTAGGAATAATCGGATGTGGTTCTATAACTGAAAAAAGACATGCTCCTGAATATTTAGACAACCCTCATGTAGAGATAACAGCATTTTATGATTTGAATAAAAAAAGAGCTGAATTGATGGTGGAAAAATTCGGTGGAAAAGTTGTAGATGAATATATGGAAATCTTAAATGATCCAGAAATAGATGCTGTAAGTGACTGTACTCCTAATAATATGCATTGTATTATATCTACCAAAGCTATGGAGCTAGGAAAACATGTATTGTGCGAAAAACCTATGACTAAAAATGTAGAGGAAGCAGAAGAAATAGCAGAGATGCAGAAAAAAACTAGAAAAATATTTATGATGGATCATAATCAGAGATTTACAGAAGCTCATAAAAGAGTGAGAGATATAATAAGAAGTGGGAAATTAGGAAAAGTAATTACTTTCAGAACCACTTTTGGGCATGGAGGCCCTGAATCATGGACAGAGAGTAAATCTAAAAATACATGGTTCTTCCAGAAAGATAAGTGTGAATTTGGAGTAATAGGAGATTTGGGAGTTCATAAAATAGATCTTATCAGATATCTTACAGAGTCAGAATTTGAAAGTGTATGTGGAATGGGAGGAACTCTTCATAAAACTTTTGAAAATGGAGATCCTGTAGAAGTTTATGATAATGCAATCTGTGTATTGAAAATGGTGTGTGGAGCAATAGGAACAGGAACTTTCAGCTGGACATATTATGGACAGGAAGATAATTCAACTATTTTGTACATGGAGAAAGGGATAATCAGAATATATGATGACCCTAAATATCAAATAAAAATAATCTATGAAGATGGAAAAATGGAAGAATTGGAAGTTGAAGCTATACAGACAAATGATAATCAGACAAAAACTGGAGTGATAGATGCTTTTGTAGATACTATTTTGGAGAATAAGAAATCTCCTGTAACAGCGGAAGATGGACTTATTTCTATTAGAGTAGTAAAAGGAATAATAAAAGCTATTGAAGAGAAAAAAGAGATAAGACTATAA
- a CDS encoding B12-binding domain-containing radical SAM protein, with product MKIIFIVPAIGKKKGEKYIGTWKMEPLTIAVLKSLTPSDVETVLYDDRIELIDYEDKADAVVIPVETYTAKRSYEIAENFRRRGIKVILGGYHVTLIPEEAEKYADCIITGNAERVWNEVIEDCRCSTLKKRYKGETTYLHTQPDKSIFEGKKYVPVSLVETGRGCCNSCEFCAIAGYYKFHYYPRPHEDIVRDIKDSKHKYHFLVDDNLVADRKNAMELFRKLEPLKIKWAGQGTLNMAKDKDLLTAMKKSGCEIILIGFESLDTDNLKQMNKAVNIMEAERDELVQRIHNAGIGIYATFVFGYDNDTQNTIKKAVEFSKKHNFYTAAFNHLLPFPGTKLYDRLKSDNRLLYDKWWLEENYNYGELAFKPKQMSPEELSKACQNARKEFASFKTVFKRGIQAMRYSSPMLWSLFWIMNLSINSEIDQKINVPIGRNLDEFPK from the coding sequence TTGAAAATAATATTTATTGTTCCTGCCATTGGAAAGAAAAAAGGCGAAAAATATATAGGGACCTGGAAAATGGAACCTCTTACAATAGCAGTATTAAAATCTCTTACTCCTTCAGATGTAGAAACAGTTCTCTATGATGATAGAATCGAATTGATAGATTATGAAGATAAAGCTGATGCAGTGGTAATTCCTGTGGAAACCTATACTGCTAAAAGAAGCTATGAAATAGCAGAGAATTTCAGGAGAAGAGGAATAAAAGTAATATTAGGAGGATATCATGTTACTTTGATACCTGAAGAAGCTGAAAAGTATGCAGACTGCATTATCACAGGAAATGCAGAGAGGGTATGGAATGAGGTGATAGAAGACTGCCGTTGCAGCACTCTAAAGAAAAGATATAAGGGAGAAACGACATACCTTCATACCCAGCCTGATAAAAGCATATTTGAAGGGAAAAAATATGTACCTGTATCTCTTGTGGAAACAGGACGGGGGTGTTGTAACAGCTGTGAATTTTGTGCTATAGCAGGGTACTATAAATTTCATTACTACCCTAGACCTCATGAAGACATAGTAAGAGATATAAAAGATTCTAAACATAAGTATCACTTTTTAGTAGATGATAATCTAGTAGCAGACAGAAAAAATGCCATGGAACTTTTTAGAAAACTAGAACCTTTAAAAATAAAATGGGCTGGACAAGGAACTCTAAATATGGCAAAAGACAAGGATCTTCTTACTGCAATGAAAAAAAGTGGCTGCGAAATAATATTGATAGGTTTTGAAAGTCTTGATACAGATAATCTTAAACAGATGAATAAAGCTGTGAATATTATGGAAGCTGAACGAGATGAGCTTGTTCAGCGAATACATAATGCTGGAATAGGAATTTATGCCACTTTTGTCTTTGGCTATGACAATGATACACAAAATACTATCAAAAAGGCAGTCGAATTTTCCAAGAAACATAATTTTTATACAGCAGCATTCAATCATTTACTTCCCTTTCCTGGAACAAAACTCTATGATAGATTGAAAAGCGACAACAGACTGTTGTATGATAAATGGTGGCTGGAAGAAAATTACAACTATGGAGAGCTGGCATTTAAGCCTAAACAAATGAGTCCTGAAGAACTGAGTAAAGCATGTCAGAATGCAAGAAAGGAATTTGCTTCTTTTAAAACTGTATTCAAAAGAGGAATACAGGCTATGAGATACAGCAGTCCTATGCTGTGGAGCCTCTTTTGGATAATGAATTTAAGTATAAACAGCGAAATTGATCAAAAAATAAATGTACCTATAGGGAGGAATTTAGATGAGTTTCCAAAATAA
- a CDS encoding B12-binding domain-containing radical SAM protein encodes MRIVFLAPSGAMHRYNGNFGKVLHYAPLTLTTLASLIPAEIDAEVEIFDESSEKIPLNIKADLIVITCITGTAQRCYAYSDYFRSRGIKTVLGGVHPSLMPDEALKHADVVMTGFSEFTFPQMIMDFKLKQLKRLYVQGNDFSMAGKPLPRRDLLKKGYITKNTIEAVRGCSLPCTFCAYPAAFGKKIYKRPVKEVIEEIETFNSKIVLFPDVNLIADREYALELFREMIPLKKYWLGLATSSVGIDDELIDVFHKSGCKGLLIGFESISQDSQKYVNKGINNVNGYSELMKRLHDNGILVQGCFAFGGDEEDASVFERTVEAVIKSKIDLPRYSILTPFPKTDFYAELEKQGRIIEHNWAMYDVEHCVFQPKKMTKKQLEDGTAWAWNETYKTKNILKRLAPFNHSPWLSFPLNFGYRNYAKKYEYFTKEVMCDNSDIPLSEGGK; translated from the coding sequence ATGAGGATAGTTTTCTTAGCTCCATCTGGGGCTATGCACAGATATAATGGAAATTTTGGAAAGGTGCTTCATTATGCACCTCTTACTCTCACAACACTGGCATCACTTATACCAGCAGAGATAGATGCAGAGGTTGAAATATTTGATGAATCATCTGAAAAAATACCTTTAAACATAAAAGCTGACCTCATTGTTATTACCTGTATTACAGGAACAGCTCAAAGATGTTATGCTTATTCAGATTATTTCAGAAGCAGAGGTATAAAAACTGTCCTTGGAGGGGTACATCCTTCTCTTATGCCAGACGAAGCTCTAAAGCATGCAGATGTTGTAATGACAGGATTTTCAGAATTTACATTTCCTCAAATGATAATGGATTTTAAACTAAAACAGTTAAAAAGACTCTATGTACAGGGAAATGATTTTTCCATGGCAGGAAAGCCATTGCCAAGAAGAGATTTATTAAAAAAAGGATACATAACAAAAAATACAATAGAAGCTGTAAGAGGTTGTTCTCTTCCTTGTACTTTCTGTGCCTACCCAGCAGCTTTTGGAAAGAAAATATATAAACGTCCTGTGAAAGAAGTAATAGAAGAAATAGAAACTTTTAACTCAAAAATAGTTCTATTTCCTGATGTAAATCTCATAGCAGATAGAGAGTATGCATTAGAACTTTTCAGAGAAATGATACCTCTAAAAAAATATTGGTTAGGGCTGGCAACCTCATCAGTTGGAATAGATGATGAGCTGATAGATGTTTTTCATAAAAGTGGCTGCAAAGGTCTTCTTATAGGTTTTGAATCTATCTCTCAGGACTCTCAAAAATATGTGAACAAGGGAATAAATAATGTAAATGGATATTCGGAACTTATGAAGAGACTTCATGATAATGGAATACTTGTACAAGGATGTTTTGCTTTTGGAGGAGATGAAGAGGATGCTTCTGTTTTTGAAAGAACAGTTGAGGCTGTAATAAAATCAAAAATTGATCTTCCTAGATACAGTATTCTTACTCCTTTTCCCAAAACTGATTTCTATGCTGAACTGGAAAAACAGGGAAGAATAATAGAGCATAATTGGGCAATGTACGATGTAGAGCATTGTGTATTTCAACCTAAAAAAATGACAAAAAAGCAATTGGAAGATGGAACTGCATGGGCATGGAATGAGACATATAAAACAAAAAATATTTTAAAGAGGCTGGCTCCTTTCAATCATAGTCCATGGCTTTCTTTTCCTTTAAATTTTGGTTATAGAAATTACGCAAAAAAATATGAGTATTTCACTAAAGAAGTTATGTGTGATAACTCAGATATACCTTTATCAGAGGGGGGGAAATAA